In Nitrospirae bacterium YQR-1, the genomic stretch CACTCTTGCTGTACCACTTAGACTCCCACGTCTTTATAATTCCTAGTCTGTTACCTATGGGATGTGTCTTCTGGCCCAAAAGCCACCTCCATTACTCTGATAGAACCACTGTTATGTGGCTCGTTTTTTTCTTGATTACATTTGCCCTGCCCATTGCCCTGGGCATAATTCGCCTCATCATCGGACCCTCATCAACATAAATCCGCCGTAGCTTCATATTGTCCGGCTCGGCAACATCACGCTGCTCAGCATTTGCCATAGCAGACTTTAGCAACTTCTTTATAAGTACCGCCCCCCTGTAGGGCATATACTCCAACATCGTCATAGCCTCTCCGGCCCTCTTGCCGGCTATAAGCCTTACTACACGTCTTGCCTTCTGCGGTGTTATTCGTGCATACCTTAAAAGTGCTTTCGATTCCATTATTTACCCTTTACCGATGTAGATTTCGAGGTTTTTGCGGATTTATCCGAGCCGGAATGTCCCTTAAAAGTCCGTGTAGGAGAGAATTCGCCAAGCTTATGGCCTATCATATTCTCCGTTACATATACCGGTATGAACTTCTTGCCGTTATAGACTGCAAACGTGTAACCGATAAACTCAGGTACTACGGTTGACCGCCTTGACCATGTTTTAACTATCTTTTTATCGCCGCTTTCGTGCATTCTTGTCACCTTAAGTAACAACTTTTCCTCTACAAACGGACCTTTTTTTACCGACCTGGGCATACCTACTCCCTCTTATTTCCTTCTCCTGACAACATACTTGTCAGTGCGCTTGTTTTTTCTGGTTTTAATTCCCTCAGGCGTCCCCCACGGCGTACACGGCGGCCTGCCGCCGGAACTCTTACCCTCACCACCGCCAAGGGGGTGATCTATCGGATTCATGGCAACACCTCTGACTGTTGGCCTCTTACCCTTAAGCCTGTTTCTTCCCGCCTTGCCTATTGATATATTCTCATGCTCGGCATTTCCAACCTGCCCTATCGTTGCCATACAGTCCATAGGGATTAACCTTACCTCTCCGGAGGTTAATTTCACCTGTGCATATCCTTTGTCTTTTGCCACCAGCTGAGCTGAACCGCCTGCTCCCCTTACCAGCTTGCCGCCCTGGCCCGGCTTCAACTCCACATTATGAATTACCGTCCCTATAGGTATGTCTTTAAGCTTCAGGGCATTGCCCGGCTTTATTTCAGCCTCAGGGCCGCTTATGACATCATCATTGACATTTAATCCCATCGGCAGAATTATATAGCGTCTTTCACCGTCTCTGTACTTTAAAAGGGCAATTCTCGCCGTTCTGTTAGGATCGTACTCTATGGTCTCCACCTTTGCCGGCACCCCTGCCTTATCTCTCTTAAAATCAATTATTCTGTACTGTCTCTTTGTACCGCCGCCTCTGTGCCACGCTGTCACACGGCCGGTATTATTTCTGCCGCCTGTCTTTTTTACAGGTTCAGTCAGAGGTTTATAGGGTTTTTCCGCGGTTACATTGTCAAAGTCGGAAACCGTCTGGAACCGTCTGCCAGGT encodes the following:
- the rplV gene encoding 50S ribosomal protein L22 yields the protein MESKALLRYARITPQKARRVVRLIAGKRAGEAMTMLEYMPYRGAVLIKKLLKSAMANAEQRDVAEPDNMKLRRIYVDEGPMMRRIMPRAMGRANVIKKKTSHITVVLSE
- the rpsS gene encoding 30S ribosomal protein S19 codes for the protein MPRSVKKGPFVEEKLLLKVTRMHESGDKKIVKTWSRRSTVVPEFIGYTFAVYNGKKFIPVYVTENMIGHKLGEFSPTRTFKGHSGSDKSAKTSKSTSVKGK
- the rplB gene encoding 50S ribosomal protein L2, coding for MGVRRYKPTSPGRRFQTVSDFDNVTAEKPYKPLTEPVKKTGGRNNTGRVTAWHRGGGTKRQYRIIDFKRDKAGVPAKVETIEYDPNRTARIALLKYRDGERRYIILPMGLNVNDDVISGPEAEIKPGNALKLKDIPIGTVIHNVELKPGQGGKLVRGAGGSAQLVAKDKGYAQVKLTSGEVRLIPMDCMATIGQVGNAEHENISIGKAGRNRLKGKRPTVRGVAMNPIDHPLGGGEGKSSGGRPPCTPWGTPEGIKTRKNKRTDKYVVRRRK